The following are encoded together in the Bacillus cereus group sp. RP43 genome:
- a CDS encoding response regulator transcription factor, which produces MKMIHILLADDDKHIRELLHYHVQKEGFKVFEAEDGKVAQGILEKENIHLAIVDIMMPFIDGYTLCEEIRKYHDIPVILLTAKDQLVDKEKGFISGTDDYIVKPFEPAEVIFRMKALLRRYQMLSADIITLHGTTIDRKGFEVKCNGQTILLPLKEFELLSQLASYPGRTFSREELIELVWGMDFEGDERTVDVHVKRLRDRFSKRTDDFQITTVRGLGYKLELK; this is translated from the coding sequence ATGAAGATGATACATATTTTATTAGCTGATGATGATAAGCATATTAGAGAGTTATTACATTACCATGTACAAAAAGAGGGGTTTAAAGTTTTTGAGGCTGAAGATGGAAAGGTAGCTCAAGGCATATTAGAGAAAGAAAATATTCATCTTGCGATAGTGGATATTATGATGCCGTTTATTGATGGCTATACGTTATGTGAAGAAATCAGGAAGTATCATGATATACCTGTAATTTTATTAACTGCAAAAGATCAGTTAGTTGATAAAGAAAAAGGGTTCATTTCTGGCACAGACGATTATATTGTAAAGCCATTTGAACCAGCTGAAGTAATTTTCCGCATGAAAGCATTGTTGCGTCGTTATCAAATGCTTAGTGCTGATATTATTACACTCCACGGAACGACAATTGACCGAAAAGGGTTTGAGGTGAAGTGTAACGGTCAAACGATTTTACTACCGCTGAAGGAATTTGAGTTATTATCACAACTTGCTAGTTATCCTGGAAGAACATTCTCGAGAGAAGAATTAATTGAATTAGTATGGGGAATGGATTTTGAAGGGGACGAACGGACAGTTGATGTTCATGTAAAACGTCTTAGAGATCGTTTTTCAAAACGAACAGATGATTTTCAAATTACGACAGTGCGCGGGCTCGGTTATAAGTTGGAGTTGAAATAA
- a CDS encoding ATP-binding protein — MKSLYSRFVFMTVGIMLLSSIIGFLLTNVYYQVKLKPYNSEKILMYAEEVKSLYEKQSEENKEAYLQSIAKLGYEIYIVDDQKNGKRIGNAFRKITISDATVHKVLQGETYNGVSTYPTRLFITGFFDNELINSVGVPLKHGDKQYALFIRPDIQQQFGEMRIFLAVLLGFIVVLSIIFIAIAAGYIVRPIRTFTKATKKIASGEYDIELDENRKDEIGTLATNFQKMTKSIKELDQMRQEFVSNVSHEFQSPLSSIQGFSKTLQSENMSEEERKRYLKIIEGESKRMSSLCKQLLTLASLDKEEKVLQIKEFHLQKQIKDVIFMLEWKWREKDIAVEFDVPDIVIKGDENLLHQVWSNIFTNSIKFSNDGGTIEFAVEELESSVIISISDNGIGMEKEEMDRIFDRFYKVDTARARNVEGSGLGLSIVQKIVELHQGTVSVYSTKGEGTTVRVEFPK; from the coding sequence ATGAAATCATTGTATTCTAGATTTGTTTTTATGACGGTTGGGATTATGCTACTTAGTAGTATAATTGGCTTTTTATTAACAAATGTATATTATCAGGTGAAGTTAAAACCGTACAATAGTGAAAAGATTTTAATGTATGCTGAGGAAGTAAAATCATTATACGAAAAACAAAGTGAAGAAAATAAAGAGGCATACTTACAGTCAATTGCGAAATTAGGATATGAAATTTATATTGTAGATGACCAAAAGAATGGAAAGCGCATCGGGAATGCGTTTCGTAAGATAACAATTAGTGATGCTACAGTTCATAAAGTACTGCAAGGTGAAACGTATAATGGTGTTTCCACATATCCAACCCGCCTCTTTATTACAGGATTTTTCGATAATGAATTAATTAATAGTGTAGGTGTCCCGTTAAAACATGGTGATAAACAATACGCTTTATTCATTCGTCCTGACATTCAGCAACAATTTGGTGAGATGAGAATTTTTCTAGCGGTGTTACTTGGTTTCATCGTTGTATTAAGTATCATTTTTATAGCGATTGCAGCAGGGTATATTGTGCGTCCTATTCGAACATTTACGAAAGCTACCAAAAAGATTGCAAGTGGTGAATATGATATTGAATTAGATGAAAACCGAAAAGATGAAATTGGTACACTAGCGACTAATTTTCAAAAGATGACAAAGAGTATTAAAGAATTAGATCAAATGAGACAAGAGTTCGTTTCTAACGTTTCTCATGAATTTCAATCACCGCTTTCTTCGATACAAGGTTTTTCGAAAACATTACAGTCGGAGAATATGAGTGAAGAGGAAAGAAAACGTTACTTGAAAATTATTGAGGGTGAAAGTAAGCGGATGTCTAGTTTATGTAAACAGTTACTTACGCTCGCTTCATTAGATAAAGAAGAGAAAGTTCTACAAATTAAAGAGTTTCACTTACAAAAGCAAATTAAAGACGTCATTTTTATGCTTGAATGGAAATGGCGTGAAAAAGATATAGCCGTCGAATTTGATGTGCCAGACATCGTCATAAAAGGTGACGAAAACTTACTTCATCAAGTATGGAGTAATATTTTCACGAATAGCATTAAGTTTTCGAACGATGGCGGAACGATTGAATTTGCTGTAGAAGAATTAGAGTCTAGCGTTATAATCTCTATATCAGATAACGGAATTGGTATGGAAAAAGAAGAAATGGATCGTATTTTTGATCGTTTTTACAAAGTAGACACAGCAAGGGCAAGAAACGTAGAAGGTAGCGGCTTAGGATTATCGATTGTACAGAAAATTGTTGAACTGCATCAAGGAACCGTTTCGGTATATAGTACGAAAGGGGAAGGGACGACTGTTCGGGTTGAGTTTCCGAAATAG
- a CDS encoding DinB family protein produces MKRIDLFLNGLDSTFDKESWYAPFKHAIEGLTAEQAIWKPDGEAIKTIWENVNHLIYYKERLAANLEGREWIHNLDGDETFYLTNQSNDDKEWKKVVERSENAQRNLRQALSAISEKELEQSSLEGKLLDIMLHDAYHTGQIMQLRKMQGSWPSNR; encoded by the coding sequence TTGAAACGAATTGACTTGTTTTTAAACGGACTAGATTCCACATTCGATAAAGAGAGTTGGTATGCACCGTTTAAACATGCTATAGAAGGACTTACAGCCGAACAGGCTATCTGGAAACCAGATGGAGAGGCAATTAAAACCATTTGGGAGAACGTTAATCATCTCATTTATTACAAAGAGAGACTTGCAGCAAACTTGGAAGGCCGTGAATGGATACATAATCTCGACGGTGATGAAACCTTTTATCTTACCAATCAATCTAATGATGATAAGGAATGGAAGAAAGTCGTTGAACGTTCTGAAAATGCCCAACGTAATTTAAGACAGGCATTGAGTGCAATTTCCGAAAAAGAGCTTGAGCAAAGTTCACTTGAGGGTAAATTACTAGACATCATGCTTCATGATGCTTATCATACAGGCCAAATTATGCAATTAAGAAAAATGCAGGGATCATGGCCATCAAATCGTTGA
- a CDS encoding MFS transporter, with product MDILKKRNFLLLFLGRIFTNIGDSLYYVAAMWLVYELSGNPFYSGLAGFLTLLPSALQFLTGPFVDRWSIKNTLVITQVLQCILILIIPITHYFDLLTVQLLLIIMPIVAFIEQFAYPAQSKALPLLLNKTQLLKGNSLFSFAYQGIDLICTTLSGILVALLGAITLYVIDSFTFAITALLFFSLKMPKQAEANTSLSTKQYFSELKEGFSIVFRSLMGVFLIGSVVANFSIGMTMAILPSFADSLGGVKLYGFFLAAISAGSLIGALFSSWVGKRNVGRVSIISFAAGAVFWFLSTIVPFQWLSIFLFGLAWIPIGATNILFATISQMAIPNQYLGRINSVMRSMGTIAMPFGSLIGGYTANVYSSQLIFALASIGILFISLVWLLHPKLRSLPKADEITADTFGVRFKEERGKGAAL from the coding sequence GTGGACATATTAAAAAAACGGAATTTCCTCTTATTATTTTTAGGGAGAATTTTTACAAACATAGGAGATAGTTTGTATTATGTAGCAGCGATGTGGCTCGTATATGAACTTAGTGGTAATCCTTTTTATTCTGGATTGGCTGGTTTCCTTACATTATTACCTTCTGCATTACAATTTCTTACTGGTCCATTCGTTGATAGATGGTCAATCAAAAACACCCTCGTCATCACACAAGTTCTGCAATGCATTCTTATATTAATCATTCCTATTACACACTACTTCGATCTATTAACAGTTCAACTACTACTCATCATTATGCCCATCGTAGCCTTTATCGAACAATTCGCCTATCCCGCACAATCAAAAGCTTTACCACTTCTACTGAATAAAACACAATTATTAAAAGGAAACTCACTCTTTTCATTTGCATATCAAGGCATTGATTTAATTTGTACGACTCTTTCTGGAATATTAGTAGCACTACTTGGCGCAATCACTTTATATGTAATTGACTCCTTTACATTCGCGATTACTGCCCTTTTGTTCTTTTCATTAAAAATGCCAAAACAAGCAGAAGCCAATACATCGCTTTCCACTAAACAATATTTCTCTGAATTAAAAGAAGGCTTTTCAATCGTCTTTCGTTCATTAATGGGCGTCTTCTTAATCGGTTCAGTTGTCGCTAATTTTTCAATTGGTATGACGATGGCGATACTTCCTTCTTTCGCTGATTCTTTAGGAGGCGTGAAATTATATGGCTTCTTTTTAGCCGCTATATCAGCCGGCAGTTTAATCGGAGCACTATTCAGTTCATGGGTTGGCAAACGTAATGTTGGCCGTGTCTCCATTATTAGCTTTGCGGCTGGCGCTGTCTTTTGGTTTCTCTCTACGATTGTACCGTTTCAATGGCTGTCTATTTTCTTATTCGGCTTAGCTTGGATTCCAATTGGTGCTACCAACATATTATTTGCGACGATCAGTCAAATGGCTATTCCAAATCAATATCTCGGACGCATCAATTCAGTCATGCGAAGTATGGGCACAATCGCTATGCCATTTGGCTCTTTAATTGGAGGATACACTGCAAATGTATATAGTAGTCAACTCATTTTCGCGCTCGCTAGCATCGGGATTTTATTCATTTCTCTCGTATGGCTACTTCATCCGAAATTACGATCATTACCGAAAGCTGATGAAATTACAGCGGATACTTTTGGGGTTCGGTTTAAGGAAGAGCGCGGGAAAGGTGCGGCTTTATAG
- a CDS encoding winged helix-turn-helix domain-containing protein: protein MKPMLTLTTYSQLKAMSDPLRVEMMMRLCERPYTGQLLSEKFGISRAKIHYHLKELEKNGFIEIVYTEEKNGIVQKFYQSVAKGFTPAADLLPHLEILSESGRQIFLQMTERTKSHILAAPEEAFTLRKVSEDPAEWNYVSSCWEFDATPEQFQVWVKKFYEVMAELNEITKDADKDPNSKAYYISTTALQIDERAMQRFVKKEEKS, encoded by the coding sequence TTGAAGCCCATGTTAACACTAACTACTTATAGCCAACTAAAAGCAATGAGCGATCCACTACGTGTCGAAATGATGATGCGTCTATGCGAACGTCCTTATACAGGACAACTACTATCTGAGAAATTCGGCATTTCAAGGGCGAAAATTCATTATCATTTAAAAGAATTAGAAAAGAATGGTTTTATAGAGATCGTTTATACAGAAGAAAAGAATGGCATCGTTCAAAAGTTTTATCAATCTGTCGCTAAAGGCTTCACCCCTGCCGCAGATCTATTACCTCATTTAGAAATATTAAGCGAATCAGGTCGCCAAATCTTTTTACAAATGACGGAAAGAACGAAAAGCCATATTCTCGCTGCACCAGAAGAAGCTTTTACATTACGAAAAGTAAGCGAAGACCCAGCTGAATGGAATTACGTTTCATCCTGCTGGGAGTTTGATGCCACGCCAGAACAATTTCAAGTGTGGGTGAAAAAGTTTTATGAAGTGATGGCTGAATTAAATGAGATCACAAAAGATGCGGATAAAGATCCAAATAGTAAAGCTTATTACATTTCTACTACTGCACTGCAAATCGATGAGCGAGCAATGCAACGATTCGTTAAAAAAGAAGAAAAATCGTAA
- a CDS encoding ABC transporter permease yields MFLALRELKQSKLRYGLIGLIMVLLSFLVLVISGLANGLSYDNASSIQNMEANKFVLADDAENKLLRSQIKKEDVDNVVNQVDAKEAVPFRVKVSTYEKKDSSKKVDVAIFSSERDSFLEPKIVEGEKLGTANNEMVADESIKEKGIDIGDTIIDPVSKKEFKIVGFTKDQMFSHTPVVYVNEDVWGAISQPNQKDYSAIALNTDKEIKNAHVIDKKEVLQSIPGFKEEQGTLTMIIAFLLVIAALLIGVFFYVITLQKTQQLGVLKAIGTKNSYLANSLVVQALFLSVVAMVISIVLVQGLEQILPAGMPFLLTAPMIAQYAAIFIVISILGTLISLYQVLKVDALEAIGGGM; encoded by the coding sequence ATGTTTTTAGCTCTGCGTGAATTAAAACAATCAAAATTAAGATATGGATTAATCGGACTTATTATGGTGTTATTATCATTTTTAGTCCTTGTCATTTCAGGATTAGCAAATGGATTATCATATGATAATGCTTCATCGATTCAAAATATGGAGGCAAATAAGTTCGTTTTAGCGGATGATGCGGAAAATAAATTACTTCGTTCACAAATTAAGAAAGAAGATGTAGATAACGTAGTAAATCAAGTGGACGCGAAAGAGGCAGTTCCGTTTCGTGTGAAAGTTTCAACTTATGAAAAGAAAGATAGTTCGAAAAAAGTTGATGTCGCTATTTTCTCAAGTGAACGTGATTCATTTTTAGAACCGAAAATTGTAGAAGGTGAGAAATTAGGTACAGCAAACAACGAAATGGTTGCTGATGAATCAATTAAAGAAAAAGGAATCGATATTGGGGATACAATTATTGATCCTGTTTCAAAGAAAGAATTTAAAATCGTTGGATTTACGAAAGATCAAATGTTTAGCCATACACCAGTCGTTTATGTAAATGAAGACGTATGGGGCGCTATCTCACAACCAAACCAAAAAGATTATAGTGCAATTGCGCTTAATACAGATAAAGAAATTAAAAATGCACATGTTATCGACAAAAAAGAAGTATTACAAAGTATTCCAGGATTTAAAGAAGAGCAAGGAACATTAACGATGATCATTGCGTTCTTACTTGTTATCGCTGCGTTACTAATCGGTGTATTCTTCTACGTAATTACGTTGCAAAAAACACAGCAATTAGGTGTACTAAAAGCAATTGGTACGAAAAATTCTTATTTAGCAAATAGCTTAGTCGTGCAGGCGTTATTCTTATCAGTCGTTGCGATGGTAATCAGTATTGTTCTTGTACAAGGATTAGAACAGATTTTACCAGCGGGTATGCCGTTCTTATTAACAGCGCCGATGATTGCACAATATGCCGCAATCTTTATCGTAATTAGTATTTTAGGAACACTTATTTCGTTATATCAAGTATTAAAAGTTGATGCATTAGAAGCAATTGGAGGCGGGATGTAA
- a CDS encoding ATP-binding cassette domain-containing protein, producing the protein MTSLLKLDKVSKVYGEGNTEVTALHPMSLDVKAGEFIGIVGPSGSGKSTLLSIAGALLSPSKGDIYIGEQNITKLSEKEMTDIRLKKIGFIFQFANLVPYLNVKEQLLYIAKLKKENKQESEKRADHLLAAFGLGERKTHYPNQLSGGEKQRVAIARAFMNNPDLILADEPTASLDSKRAREVVEMMKREVKESQKAAIMITHDERMLDVCDRILTLRDGKLI; encoded by the coding sequence ATGACTTCATTATTAAAATTAGACAAAGTAAGTAAAGTGTACGGAGAAGGGAATACAGAAGTAACAGCCCTTCATCCGATGTCGCTTGATGTGAAAGCTGGAGAGTTTATCGGAATCGTTGGTCCTTCTGGATCAGGGAAAAGTACGTTATTATCAATCGCGGGTGCTTTACTATCACCGTCAAAAGGGGATATTTACATTGGTGAGCAAAATATTACGAAGTTATCAGAAAAGGAAATGACAGACATTCGTTTGAAAAAAATCGGCTTCATTTTCCAGTTCGCAAATCTTGTTCCATATTTAAATGTAAAAGAACAATTGCTTTACATTGCTAAGCTAAAAAAAGAAAACAAACAAGAATCTGAAAAACGTGCGGATCACTTATTAGCGGCATTTGGATTAGGAGAAAGAAAAACTCATTATCCAAATCAACTATCTGGTGGGGAAAAGCAAAGGGTAGCAATCGCTCGTGCGTTCATGAACAATCCAGATTTAATATTAGCTGATGAACCAACTGCAAGCTTAGATTCAAAACGCGCACGTGAAGTCGTTGAAATGATGAAACGTGAAGTGAAAGAAAGTCAAAAAGCAGCAATTATGATTACACATGATGAAAGAATGCTCGATGTATGTGATCGTATATTGACGCTTAGAGATGGGAAGTTAATATAA
- a CDS encoding LPXTG cell wall anchor domain-containing protein: MKTKQTIAASTLALAMIAGSTPTHAEVNDAPAGQSTGDRLTEIKQHKQELDAKLQQHKENVDQTLNELNQVKENVDAKANELHQRKQVADEKIGEIKQHKQELDAKLQQDKQIAEDKIAEIKEHKKQVDDKVAEIKEHKQNIDNKVTEIKEHKQTVDEKVNEIKQHKENIDQKVNELKEVKKQVDEKLAELKKAKQTAEDKLAEIKEHKPNTGNTLEELKKIKQNLDSLSSNLELAKQDVKNKLAELQEARQDLENKLNEIKQSKQTVSDDLTKKKQDLDIKINDFKHTEKKIDDKLAELHTTKQNVDNQINELSQPNKQTPTNNSTTNAKTNNNARELPNAGSEQSSNVPLGMLSVLGGVLLVTRNKIKTLFSK; this comes from the coding sequence ATGAAAACAAAACAAACAATCGCTGCGTCTACACTAGCTTTAGCAATGATTGCGGGATCTACCCCTACTCATGCAGAAGTAAATGATGCTCCTGCTGGACAAAGTACTGGAGATCGATTAACTGAAATTAAGCAACATAAACAAGAGTTAGATGCGAAATTGCAGCAGCACAAAGAAAATGTGGATCAAACGTTGAATGAACTTAACCAAGTTAAGGAAAATGTCGATGCAAAAGCGAATGAACTACATCAACGTAAACAAGTTGCTGATGAAAAAATCGGCGAGATTAAACAACATAAGCAAGAATTAGATGCGAAACTTCAGCAAGACAAACAAATCGCCGAGGATAAAATCGCTGAAATTAAAGAGCATAAAAAACAAGTAGATGATAAAGTTGCTGAAATTAAAGAACATAAGCAAAATATCGATAATAAGGTTACTGAGATTAAAGAACATAAACAAACTGTCGATGAAAAAGTGAATGAAATTAAGCAACATAAAGAGAACATCGATCAAAAGGTTAATGAACTTAAGGAAGTAAAAAAACAGGTAGATGAAAAATTAGCTGAGTTAAAGAAAGCGAAACAAACTGCTGAGGACAAACTTGCTGAAATTAAAGAACATAAGCCGAATACCGGTAATACGTTAGAAGAACTTAAAAAAATTAAACAAAATTTAGATAGTCTTTCCTCTAACTTAGAACTAGCTAAACAAGATGTAAAAAACAAACTAGCTGAATTACAAGAAGCTAGACAAGACTTAGAAAATAAATTAAATGAAATTAAGCAATCTAAACAAACTGTTTCAGACGATTTAACAAAGAAAAAACAAGACTTAGATATTAAAATAAACGATTTTAAACATACTGAGAAAAAAATTGACGATAAATTAGCTGAGTTACATACAACGAAGCAAAATGTAGATAATCAGATTAACGAATTATCGCAACCTAATAAACAAACGCCAACTAATAATAGTACTACAAATGCCAAAACGAACAACAATGCTAGAGAACTTCCTAACGCTGGTAGTGAGCAGTCAAGTAACGTACCTTTAGGCATGTTATCTGTCTTAGGCGGCGTTTTATTAGTAACACGTAATAAAATTAAAACGTTATTCTCAAAATAA
- a CDS encoding ATP-binding protein, translating into MKRLVIITVGKTHSGKTTFARVLEKELPNSFVMDQDNQAEFINTHYEKLQPTKGPNTFKHGLSKFIVDYAKEHTNLHLIICNSNRSRNGRIYLLNELFQKGEYARILVHFDIPDDVLYERVTRSKRSTNIFRGGYSSFKEVLNRQQAESLKEDVVDPVENEADYLFVIRNNKDVNSTIEEIVHLAEDLSPIQK; encoded by the coding sequence ATGAAAAGATTAGTCATCATCACAGTAGGAAAAACCCACAGCGGAAAAACTACATTTGCAAGAGTGTTAGAAAAAGAGTTACCCAACTCTTTCGTTATGGATCAAGATAACCAAGCTGAATTTATTAACACGCATTATGAAAAATTACAGCCAACTAAGGGCCCTAATACATTTAAGCACGGTCTTTCGAAATTCATTGTTGATTATGCAAAAGAACATACAAATTTACACCTTATCATTTGCAACTCAAATAGAAGCCGAAACGGACGAATTTATTTGCTAAATGAATTGTTTCAGAAAGGGGAATATGCACGCATACTCGTTCATTTTGACATTCCAGATGATGTACTTTATGAAAGAGTGACTCGTAGCAAGCGAAGTACAAATATTTTTAGAGGTGGTTATTCTAGTTTTAAAGAAGTACTCAATCGACAACAAGCTGAATCACTAAAGGAAGATGTAGTAGATCCTGTAGAAAACGAGGCTGATTATTTGTTTGTTATTCGCAATAATAAGGATGTAAACTCTACTATAGAAGAAATTGTTCATCTTGCTGAAGATTTGTCTCCTATCCAAAAATAA
- a CDS encoding SAM-dependent methyltransferase — translation MCVKQGEASVTSLVSAFGRAYHSEFDSPKIFNDYVAKDLISQKERNNIEMNMVQGIHFFNKDIAQQFQDNPKEILKWITQVQLSPTPLARAAYCERILLHEVTLGAKQYVILGAGLDTFSFRHRELENKIEIFEVDHPSTQEFKIQRVKEAELEIPKNLHFVSMDFTKDFSKQKLVNEGFENKKTFFSLLGVTYYLTKEELSSLIECLFELVPAGSSIVFDYPDENLFTEKGLSNRVENMVKMATVGGEPMKSCFSYAEMEALLEKAGLLIYEHLSPEDINKLYFEGRNDYLEAFETVHYVHAVKK, via the coding sequence ATGTGCGTGAAACAAGGTGAAGCAAGTGTAACGTCGTTAGTATCAGCTTTCGGAAGGGCGTATCATAGTGAATTTGATAGTCCTAAAATCTTTAATGATTATGTAGCTAAAGATTTAATTTCACAAAAAGAGCGTAACAATATTGAAATGAACATGGTTCAAGGGATACATTTTTTCAATAAAGACATTGCACAGCAGTTTCAAGATAATCCAAAAGAAATATTAAAGTGGATTACACAAGTTCAGTTATCACCAACACCTTTAGCACGTGCAGCCTATTGTGAACGAATATTACTACATGAAGTTACTTTAGGAGCAAAACAATACGTCATACTCGGTGCAGGCTTAGACACGTTCAGTTTTAGACACCGAGAATTAGAGAATAAAATAGAAATATTTGAAGTTGATCATCCTTCTACGCAAGAGTTTAAAATACAAAGAGTGAAAGAAGCAGAGCTAGAAATTCCAAAAAATCTTCATTTTGTTTCGATGGATTTTACTAAGGATTTCTCTAAGCAAAAATTAGTAAATGAAGGATTTGAAAATAAAAAGACTTTCTTTAGTCTTTTAGGTGTTACGTACTATTTAACGAAAGAGGAACTTTCCAGTTTAATAGAATGTTTATTTGAGTTGGTTCCAGCGGGAAGTTCTATCGTTTTCGATTACCCTGATGAAAACTTATTTACGGAAAAAGGTTTATCTAATCGGGTTGAAAACATGGTGAAAATGGCTACGGTAGGCGGAGAACCGATGAAATCATGTTTTTCTTATGCCGAAATGGAAGCACTATTAGAAAAGGCGGGTTTACTTATTTATGAGCACTTATCACCAGAGGATATTAATAAACTATATTTTGAGGGACGAAACGATTATTTAGAAGCCTTTGAAACAGTCCATTATGTACATGCGGTGAAGAAGTAG
- a CDS encoding helix-turn-helix transcriptional regulator produces the protein MLHNKIVVCRAEKGWTQEELATRVGVSRQTIATLEKNKYNPSLILAFKIANAFEKPLTDVFDYLEE, from the coding sequence TTGTTACATAATAAAATTGTAGTTTGTCGAGCAGAAAAAGGTTGGACTCAAGAAGAACTGGCAACAAGGGTGGGAGTTAGTCGTCAAACCATCGCTACTCTTGAAAAGAATAAATATAACCCTTCTCTAATTCTTGCCTTTAAAATCGCAAATGCATTTGAAAAGCCGTTAACCGACGTATTTGATTATCTAGAGGAGTGA
- a CDS encoding serine hydrolase domain-containing protein codes for MKNRQKASIICKSILCLIICILITNEVRFTKAVRAESGTLTDRSIENFKKKMDEQVPKWQENYNVPGVAIGIVHEGRIAYTLNYGYVDKKTKKAVSDDTLFQAGSISKSLTAWGILHLVDEGRLSLDDPVGKFLTKWKLPNSEFNNNEVTIRRLLSHTAGLSAHKGYLGVAPGKHLDSIEESLSGKGWLNEPVEVTNKPGSETIYSGGGYTILQLVIEEVTGIPFDRYMEEQIMKPVGMKSSSFLQRPEKSNLSKAYGYFGEKLPSYQFTEQAAAGLKTNVTDMMTLILASMDANNKGDGVIKSERVEEMQKPVLGENGLGIFEKKLSNHWKLIYHSGDNRGWHSFYGFIPNTKDGLVILTNSEGGIDLRQDIYHAWIEYETGKLPESYFSLAEQRKNNSITSIVIGATLGIYLLLFVIRLYKGRRTFIIKQEKKSYIGLVVRTSLLITTAILVFCAAYLWRVFSLNSGNTINFILIMAWIITLLISGFFPKIRRNKKQ; via the coding sequence ATGAAGAATAGACAAAAAGCATCGATAATATGCAAAAGTATTTTATGTTTAATTATTTGTATATTAATTACAAATGAAGTGCGGTTTACGAAAGCTGTGAGGGCAGAATCGGGCACGTTGACCGATAGGAGTATAGAGAACTTCAAGAAAAAGATGGATGAACAGGTACCAAAATGGCAGGAAAATTATAATGTACCAGGAGTTGCAATAGGCATCGTACATGAGGGGCGTATTGCTTATACACTTAACTACGGTTATGTAGATAAAAAGACAAAAAAAGCGGTGAGTGATGATACTTTGTTTCAGGCTGGTTCCATATCTAAAAGCCTTACAGCGTGGGGAATTCTACATCTTGTAGATGAAGGTCGTTTATCACTAGATGATCCCGTTGGAAAATTTCTAACCAAATGGAAATTACCTAATTCAGAGTTCAATAATAATGAAGTCACGATAAGAAGATTGTTAAGTCATACAGCAGGGCTGTCTGCACATAAAGGATACCTTGGGGTTGCACCAGGGAAACATCTTGATTCTATCGAGGAGTCTCTGTCTGGAAAAGGATGGCTTAATGAACCAGTGGAGGTTACCAACAAACCCGGTTCAGAAACAATTTACTCTGGTGGTGGGTATACAATTTTGCAACTTGTGATTGAAGAGGTTACCGGAATACCTTTTGATCGTTATATGGAAGAACAAATTATGAAACCTGTAGGAATGAAATCTAGTTCATTCCTACAACGTCCTGAAAAATCTAATCTTTCGAAAGCTTATGGATATTTTGGAGAGAAACTCCCTAGTTACCAATTTACCGAACAGGCTGCAGCAGGTCTTAAGACAAACGTTACCGATATGATGACATTGATACTTGCAAGCATGGATGCAAATAATAAAGGTGATGGTGTCATCAAAAGTGAACGTGTTGAGGAAATGCAAAAGCCAGTATTAGGGGAGAATGGTTTAGGTATATTTGAAAAAAAGCTATCTAATCACTGGAAATTAATTTATCATTCTGGTGACAATCGAGGCTGGCATTCTTTTTATGGTTTCATTCCTAATACAAAGGATGGATTGGTAATTCTTACGAATAGTGAAGGTGGTATAGACTTACGACAGGATATTTACCACGCATGGATTGAATATGAAACTGGAAAATTACCTGAAAGTTACTTTTCTCTCGCTGAGCAGAGAAAAAATAACTCAATTACATCAATTGTTATTGGAGCCACACTTGGTATATATTTGCTACTGTTTGTGATTAGATTGTATAAAGGTAGAAGAACCTTCATTATTAAGCAAGAGAAGAAATCTTACATCGGATTAGTAGTTAGGACATCTTTACTTATTACTACTGCTATTCTCGTATTTTGTGCGGCCTATTTGTGGAGGGTTTTCAGTTTAAATTCCGGTAATACAATAAATTTTATTCTAATCATGGCGTGGATTATAACATTATTAATTAGTGGATTTTTCCCGAAAATTAGAAGGAATAAAAAACAATAA